One segment of Enterobacter ludwigii DNA contains the following:
- a CDS encoding dicarboxylate/amino acid:cation symporter — MKTSLFKSLYFQVLTAIAIGILLGHYYPELGAQMKPLGDAFVKLIKMVIAPVIFCTVVTGIAGMESMKAVGRTGAVALLYFEVVSTLALIIGLIIVNVVQPGAGMNVDPSTLDAKAVAVYADQAKDQGVVAFLLDVIPGSVIGAFASGNILQVLLFAVMFGFALHRLGNKGQLIFNVIESFSQVIFGIINMIMRLAPIGAFGAMAFTIGKYGVGTLVQLGQLIICFYITCILFVVVVLGSIARAAGFSIFKFIRYIREELLIVLGTSSSESALPRMLDKMEKLGCRKSVVGLVIPTGYSFNLDGTSIYLTMAAVFIAQATNSHMDIFHQVTLLVVLLLSSKGAAGVTGSGFIVLAATISAVGHLPVAGLALILGIDRFMSEARALTNLVGNGVATVVVAKWVKELDHKKLDDTLNNRQSDSKTPGLSS; from the coding sequence ATGAAAACCTCACTCTTCAAAAGTCTCTATTTTCAGGTCCTGACAGCCATCGCAATCGGTATTTTGCTTGGTCACTATTACCCTGAACTTGGCGCACAAATGAAACCGCTTGGCGACGCATTCGTTAAGCTCATCAAAATGGTCATCGCCCCGGTGATCTTCTGTACCGTCGTGACGGGCATCGCTGGCATGGAAAGCATGAAGGCGGTAGGCCGTACCGGTGCAGTGGCGCTTCTCTATTTCGAAGTGGTCAGTACCCTTGCGCTGATTATTGGTCTTATCATCGTGAACGTGGTGCAGCCCGGCGCGGGGATGAACGTTGACCCGTCGACGCTGGATGCTAAAGCGGTCGCGGTGTATGCCGATCAGGCGAAAGACCAGGGGGTAGTGGCCTTCCTGCTGGACGTTATCCCAGGCAGCGTCATTGGTGCATTTGCCAGCGGCAACATTCTGCAGGTGCTGCTGTTTGCCGTCATGTTTGGCTTTGCCCTGCACCGTCTGGGCAACAAAGGCCAGCTGATCTTTAACGTCATCGAAAGCTTCTCGCAGGTCATCTTCGGCATCATCAATATGATCATGCGCCTGGCGCCCATTGGGGCCTTCGGTGCGATGGCATTCACCATCGGTAAGTACGGTGTGGGTACCCTGGTGCAGCTGGGTCAGCTCATCATCTGCTTCTATATCACCTGTATTCTGTTCGTGGTGGTGGTGCTGGGCTCAATCGCCCGCGCGGCAGGGTTCAGCATTTTCAAATTTATCCGTTATATCCGCGAAGAGCTGCTGATTGTTCTGGGGACCTCTTCATCAGAATCGGCCCTGCCGCGCATGCTCGATAAGATGGAAAAGCTGGGCTGCCGTAAATCGGTGGTGGGGCTGGTCATCCCGACGGGCTACTCCTTCAACCTTGATGGCACCTCGATATACCTGACAATGGCGGCCGTGTTTATCGCTCAGGCGACCAACAGCCATATGGACATTTTCCATCAGGTTACCCTGCTGGTGGTGCTCCTGCTCTCGTCTAAAGGGGCCGCAGGTGTTACTGGCAGTGGCTTTATCGTGCTGGCGGCCACCATTTCCGCGGTCGGACACCTGCCGGTGGCGGGTCTGGCGCTGATTCTCGGTATTGACCGCTTTATGTCTGAAGCCCGTGCCTTAACCAACCTCGTGGGTAACGGTGTGGCAACGGTAGTCGTGGCAAAATGGGTGAAAGAGCTGGATCACAAAAAGCTCGACGATACGTTAAATAATCGCCAGTCAGACAGCAAAACTCCTGGTTTATCCTCTTAA
- a CDS encoding MFS transporter: protein MQATATTLDSGAETAPVNSRNKVVVASLIGTAIEFFDFYIYATAAVIVFPHIFFPQGDPTAATLQSLATFAIAFVARPIGSALFGHFGDRIGRKVTLVASLLTMGISTVAIGLLPTYETIGILAPMLLALARFGQGLGLGGEWGGAALLATENAPARKRALYGSFPQLGAPIGFFFANGTFLLLSWLLTDEQFMSWGWRIPFVFSAVLVLIGLYVRVSLHETPVFAKVAAAKKQVKVPLGTLLTKHVRVTVLGTFIMLATYTLFYIMTVYSMTFSTAAAPVGLGLPRNEVLWMLMMAVIGFGVMVPIAGLLADKFGRRSSMIVITTLIILFALFVFPPLLGSGSPALVMAYLLIGLSLMGLTFGPMGALLPELFPTEVRYTGASFSYNVASILGASVAPYIATWLQANYGLFYVGVYLAAMAALTLIALLLTHETKHQSL, encoded by the coding sequence ATGCAAGCAACAGCCACAACACTCGACTCCGGTGCGGAAACCGCGCCGGTTAACTCGCGAAACAAAGTTGTCGTCGCCTCGCTGATTGGCACCGCCATTGAGTTCTTCGACTTTTACATTTATGCCACCGCCGCGGTCATTGTCTTCCCGCATATTTTCTTCCCGCAGGGTGACCCGACGGCAGCCACGCTGCAGTCTCTGGCTACCTTTGCGATCGCGTTTGTTGCGCGTCCGATTGGCTCTGCCCTGTTTGGACACTTTGGCGATCGCATCGGCCGTAAGGTCACGCTGGTGGCCTCGCTGCTGACGATGGGGATCTCCACCGTCGCTATCGGCTTGCTGCCTACCTACGAAACCATTGGTATTCTGGCCCCGATGCTGCTGGCGCTGGCGCGTTTTGGTCAGGGTCTGGGGCTGGGCGGTGAATGGGGGGGTGCGGCGCTGCTGGCCACGGAGAACGCACCGGCACGCAAACGCGCGCTGTACGGTTCATTCCCGCAGCTTGGCGCACCGATTGGCTTCTTCTTTGCGAACGGGACTTTCCTGCTGCTCTCCTGGCTGCTGACGGACGAACAGTTCATGAGCTGGGGCTGGCGTATTCCGTTCGTCTTCTCCGCCGTGCTGGTGCTGATTGGCCTGTATGTCCGCGTGTCGCTTCACGAAACGCCGGTTTTCGCTAAAGTTGCCGCCGCGAAAAAACAGGTAAAAGTGCCGCTGGGTACGCTGCTGACTAAACACGTCCGCGTGACGGTACTGGGCACGTTTATCATGCTCGCGACCTACACGCTGTTCTATATCATGACGGTCTACTCAATGACGTTCAGCACCGCCGCCGCGCCGGTTGGGCTCGGCCTGCCGCGTAACGAAGTGCTGTGGATGTTGATGATGGCGGTCATTGGGTTTGGCGTCATGGTGCCGATTGCCGGCCTGCTGGCGGATAAGTTTGGTCGTCGCTCAAGCATGATTGTTATCACCACGCTGATCATTCTGTTTGCCCTGTTCGTCTTCCCGCCGCTGCTGGGTTCAGGTAGCCCTGCGCTGGTCATGGCGTACCTGCTCATTGGTCTGAGCCTGATGGGCCTGACCTTCGGCCCGATGGGCGCGCTGCTGCCAGAGCTGTTCCCGACGGAAGTGCGTTATACCGGCGCGTCGTTCTCCTATAACGTTGCCTCTATTCTGGGTGCGTCCGTTGCGCCTTATATCGCCACCTGGCTGCAGGCAAATTATGGCCTGTTCTACGTGGGCGTTTACCTGGCCGCCATGGCAGCACTGACGCTGATTGCCCTGCTGCTGACCCACGAGACGAAGCACCAGTCTCTGTAA
- a CDS encoding sugar kinase — protein sequence MTKKIAVIGECMIELSQKGAEVSRGFGGDTLNTSVYIARQVAPEALTVNYVTALGTDSFSQQMLEAWQSEQVDTSLIQRMENRLPGLYYIETDDTGERTFYYWRNEAAAKFWLESDAAAAICEALATFDYLYLSGISLAILSSASREKLLSLLRECRANGGKVIFDNNYRPRLWASREETQQVYQQILQCTDIAFLTLDDEDALWGEKPVDEVIARTQAAGVSEVVIKRGADSCLVAIEGEAVIDVPAVTLPKEKVIDTTAAGDSFSAGYLAVRLTGGTPEAAAQRGHLTASTVIQYRGAIIPREAMPQ from the coding sequence ATGACCAAGAAAATTGCCGTGATTGGCGAATGCATGATTGAGCTGTCACAAAAAGGCGCGGAAGTCAGCCGCGGTTTTGGTGGCGATACGTTAAACACCTCCGTTTATATTGCCCGTCAGGTTGCCCCAGAGGCCCTTACCGTGAACTACGTCACCGCCCTGGGGACGGACAGTTTCAGCCAGCAAATGCTGGAAGCCTGGCAGAGTGAGCAGGTGGACACCTCGCTGATACAGCGTATGGAAAACCGCCTGCCGGGGCTTTACTACATTGAAACCGACGATACCGGCGAGCGGACCTTCTACTACTGGCGTAACGAAGCCGCGGCCAAATTCTGGCTGGAGAGCGACGCTGCGGCTGCCATCTGCGAAGCGTTAGCCACCTTTGATTATCTTTATCTGAGCGGGATTAGCCTGGCTATTTTAAGCTCAGCCAGCCGTGAAAAGCTGCTGTCGTTACTGCGTGAATGCCGCGCCAATGGCGGCAAGGTTATTTTCGATAATAACTACCGCCCGCGCCTGTGGGCCAGCCGTGAAGAGACGCAGCAGGTTTATCAGCAGATACTGCAATGCACCGATATCGCCTTCCTGACGCTCGATGATGAAGATGCGCTGTGGGGTGAGAAACCCGTTGATGAGGTGATTGCGCGTACGCAGGCCGCCGGCGTAAGTGAAGTGGTGATTAAGCGCGGGGCTGATTCGTGTCTGGTCGCCATCGAAGGTGAAGCCGTCATCGACGTCCCTGCGGTGACGTTGCCGAAAGAGAAAGTGATTGATACGACGGCGGCGGGTGATTCATTCAGTGCGGGCTATCTGGCGGTGCGTTTGACGGGCGGGACGCCAGAAGCGGCGGCCCAGCGTGGACACCTGACGGCGAGCACCGTGATCCAGTATCGCGGGGCAATTATTCCGCGTGAGGCAATGCCACAGTAA
- a CDS encoding SDR family NAD(P)-dependent oxidoreductase, giving the protein MSERIALVTGGSRGLGKNAALKLAADGTGIILTYNRSQQDALDVVREIQQKCVNAAALQLNVGDVASFDLFAGQLQEILNTVWQRETFDYLLNNAGTGLYAPYAETTEAQFDEALNIHFKGPFFLTQRLLPLLNDGGRILNVSSGLARFTQPGSGTYAAMKGAMEVLTRYQAKELGARGISVNIIAPGAIETDFGGGRVRDNAQLNQMLASQTALGRVGLPDDIGDAIAALLSDKLGWMNAQRIEVSGGMFL; this is encoded by the coding sequence ATGTCTGAACGTATTGCATTAGTCACAGGTGGTAGCCGTGGTCTGGGTAAAAACGCGGCGTTGAAGCTCGCAGCAGACGGAACGGGAATCATCCTGACCTATAACCGAAGCCAACAGGACGCGCTGGATGTTGTGCGCGAAATTCAGCAAAAATGCGTTAACGCGGCGGCATTGCAGCTCAACGTCGGCGATGTTGCCAGTTTCGACCTTTTTGCCGGTCAGCTTCAGGAAATCCTTAATACCGTATGGCAGCGTGAAACCTTTGATTATTTATTAAACAACGCCGGGACGGGCTTGTACGCGCCCTATGCCGAGACAACGGAAGCCCAGTTTGATGAGGCGCTGAATATCCATTTCAAAGGGCCTTTTTTCCTGACGCAGCGTTTGCTTCCCTTGCTGAACGACGGTGGGCGGATCCTGAACGTTTCCAGCGGGCTGGCCCGTTTTACGCAACCCGGTTCCGGCACCTATGCGGCAATGAAAGGGGCGATGGAAGTGCTGACCCGCTACCAGGCGAAAGAGCTGGGCGCGCGCGGTATCTCCGTCAATATCATTGCTCCCGGTGCGATAGAAACCGACTTTGGCGGCGGACGCGTGCGTGACAACGCGCAGCTTAACCAGATGCTGGCATCGCAGACGGCGCTCGGGCGCGTAGGGCTGCCGGATGATATCGGTGATGCCATTGCGGCGCTGCTCAGCGATAAACTGGGCTGGATGAATGCGCAGCGTATTGAAGTATCAGGCGGTATGTTCCTGTGA
- the pdeH gene encoding cyclic-guanylate-specific phosphodiesterase, translated as MKSEQVIQRLSTTPEASIENLQEHRYWLQCERAYTYQPIYRTDGRLMAIEILTVVTHPSNPSQRIAPDRYFAEVAVRQRLDVLEEQLRMLATKQAFFEQHAILASVNVDGPTLLALRQNAKLQELIASLPWMRFELVEHVRLPQDSSFASMCEFGPLWLDDFGTGMANFSALSEVRYDYIKVARDLFIMLRQTPEGRNLFTLLLQLMNRYCQGVIVEGVETLDEWRDVQNSPAAAAQGYFLSRPVPMDTLDSVITIL; from the coding sequence ATGAAGTCAGAGCAGGTTATCCAGCGGCTGAGCACTACGCCTGAGGCAAGTATTGAGAACTTGCAGGAGCATCGCTACTGGCTGCAATGTGAGCGTGCGTACACCTATCAGCCGATCTACCGAACGGACGGTCGACTGATGGCTATTGAAATTTTGACCGTCGTGACGCACCCGTCAAACCCCTCACAGCGTATCGCACCGGACCGCTATTTTGCCGAAGTTGCCGTGCGCCAGCGCCTGGATGTGCTGGAAGAACAGCTCCGTATGCTGGCAACCAAACAGGCCTTTTTCGAACAGCACGCCATCCTCGCCTCGGTCAACGTCGATGGACCCACCTTGCTGGCGCTGCGCCAGAACGCGAAATTACAGGAGCTGATCGCCTCCTTACCGTGGATGCGCTTTGAGCTGGTGGAGCATGTTCGTCTGCCACAGGACTCATCATTTGCCTCGATGTGCGAATTCGGCCCGCTGTGGCTGGATGACTTTGGCACCGGGATGGCGAACTTCTCTGCCCTCAGCGAAGTGCGTTACGACTACATTAAAGTGGCCCGCGACCTGTTCATTATGCTGCGCCAGACCCCGGAAGGGCGGAACCTGTTTACGCTCTTATTACAGCTGATGAACCGCTACTGCCAGGGCGTGATAGTGGAAGGTGTGGAAACGCTGGATGAGTGGCGTGATGTGCAAAATTCTCCCGCGGCGGCGGCACAAGGCTATTTCCTCTCTCGTCCGGTCCCAATGGATACCCTCGATTCCGTGATAACGATCCTCTGA
- a CDS encoding AsmA family protein: MTKTTRVIAWTAGILLLLIVVAVVIIATFDWNRLKPTINQKVSTELNRPFAIRGDLGVVWERQKEETGWRSWIPWPHVHADDIILGNPPDIPDVTMVHLPRVEATLAPLALLTKTVYLPWIKLQQPDARLIRLSEKNNNWTFDLASSDEKDPNAQPSSWSFRLDNILFDRGRIAIDDKVSKADIEILVDPLGKPLPFSEVTGAKAKGDNAKAGDYVFGLKAEGRYKGQPLTGTGKIGGMLALRSDSTPFPVQADFRSGNTRVAFTGTVNDPMNMGGVDLRLKFAGDSLGELYELTGVLLPDTPPFETDGHLVAKIDTEKSSVFDYRDFNGRIGDSDIHGSLTYTTGKPRPKLEGDVESRQLRLADLGPLIGIDSGKGTKSKEVKKDRQPAGKVLPYDRFETDKWDVMDADVRFKGGKIEHGSTLPISNLSTHILLKNADLRLQPLKFGMAGGTISSNIHLEGDKKPMQGRADIKARRLKLKELMPNVELMQKTLGEMNGDADIRGVGNSVAALLGSSNGNLKLLMNDGLVSRNLMEILGLNVGNYVIGQIFGDDEVRVNCAAANLDLVNGVARPQIFAFDTENAVINVTGTASMASEQLDLTIDPESKGIRIITLRSPLYVRGTFKNPQAGVKPGPLIARGAVAAALATLVTPAAALLALISPSEGDANQCRNILSQMKK; encoded by the coding sequence ATGACAAAAACAACCAGGGTAATCGCCTGGACAGCAGGGATTTTATTGTTGTTGATCGTGGTCGCCGTCGTCATTATCGCGACGTTTGACTGGAACCGCCTTAAGCCGACCATCAACCAGAAAGTCTCCACCGAACTCAATCGCCCCTTCGCCATACGCGGCGATCTCGGGGTGGTGTGGGAACGCCAGAAAGAGGAGACCGGCTGGCGAAGCTGGATCCCCTGGCCGCATGTCCACGCCGACGACATCATTCTCGGCAACCCGCCGGATATTCCTGACGTGACAATGGTGCATCTGCCCCGCGTAGAAGCCACGCTGGCCCCGTTAGCGCTACTGACCAAAACGGTTTACCTGCCGTGGATCAAGCTTCAGCAGCCCGATGCGCGTCTGATCCGCCTTTCCGAAAAGAACAACAACTGGACGTTTGATCTCGCCAGCAGCGACGAAAAAGATCCCAATGCGCAGCCCTCATCATGGTCATTCCGTCTCGACAATATTCTCTTCGATCGCGGGCGGATCGCCATCGACGACAAGGTTAGCAAAGCTGATATCGAGATCCTGGTCGATCCGTTGGGCAAACCGCTGCCGTTTAGCGAAGTGACCGGTGCAAAAGCGAAGGGCGATAATGCCAAAGCCGGGGATTATGTTTTCGGCCTGAAGGCCGAAGGGCGCTACAAAGGGCAGCCCCTGACCGGCACCGGCAAAATTGGCGGCATGCTGGCGCTTCGAAGCGACTCGACGCCGTTTCCTGTGCAGGCGGATTTCCGCTCCGGGAACACGCGGGTGGCCTTCACCGGGACCGTCAACGATCCTATGAACATGGGGGGCGTTGATCTGCGGCTGAAGTTTGCCGGTGATTCGCTGGGTGAACTGTATGAACTCACTGGCGTCCTGCTGCCAGATACGCCACCGTTTGAGACGGACGGGCATCTGGTGGCAAAAATCGACACGGAAAAATCGTCGGTATTTGATTATCGCGATTTCAATGGCCGTATTGGCGACAGCGATATCCATGGCTCGTTGACCTACACCACCGGAAAACCGCGTCCGAAACTGGAAGGTGATGTGGAGTCTCGCCAGCTGCGGCTGGCCGATTTGGGGCCGCTGATCGGGATTGATTCCGGTAAAGGCACGAAATCAAAAGAGGTGAAGAAAGATCGCCAGCCGGCGGGGAAAGTCCTGCCTTACGATCGCTTTGAAACCGATAAGTGGGACGTAATGGATGCGGATGTTCGCTTTAAAGGGGGCAAAATCGAACATGGCAGTACGCTGCCGATCAGCAATCTTTCGACCCATATCCTGCTTAAAAATGCCGATTTACGCCTGCAGCCGCTGAAGTTTGGCATGGCGGGTGGGACCATCTCATCGAACATTCACCTCGAAGGCGATAAAAAGCCGATGCAGGGGCGTGCCGATATTAAGGCCCGCCGGCTCAAACTGAAAGAGCTGATGCCGAACGTGGAATTGATGCAGAAAACCCTGGGTGAAATGAACGGCGATGCGGATATCCGCGGCGTGGGGAATTCCGTGGCTGCACTGCTCGGGAGCAGTAACGGTAACCTGAAGCTTCTGATGAATGACGGGCTGGTGAGCCGTAACCTGATGGAGATCCTGGGGCTGAACGTCGGGAACTACGTCATCGGGCAAATCTTCGGTGATGATGAGGTGCGGGTGAACTGTGCGGCGGCCAACCTGGATCTGGTCAACGGCGTGGCGCGCCCGCAGATTTTTGCCTTCGATACGGAGAACGCGGTTATCAACGTGACCGGCACCGCCAGTATGGCCTCCGAGCAGCTTGATTTAACCATCGATCCGGAAAGTAAGGGGATTCGTATCATCACCCTGCGTTCGCCGCTCTACGTGCGTGGGACCTTTAAAAATCCGCAGGCGGGTGTGAAACCCGGTCCTCTGATTGCGCGCGGCGCGGTGGCGGCAGCACTCGCGACGCTGGTTACGCCAGCGGCGGCGCTGTTGGCGTTAATTTCGCCGTCAGAAGGGGATGCGAATCAGTGCCGGAACATTTTGTCGCAGATGAAAAAATAA
- a CDS encoding M16 family metallopeptidase, translated as MQGTKIRLLTGGLLMMAAASYVQADALQPDPAWQQGTLANGFQWQVLATPQRPSDRVEIRLSVNTGSLTESTQQTGFSHFIPRLALTQSGSLQAVQVRSLWQQAIDPKRPLPPAVVSYDYTMFNLSLPNNRNDLLKEALTYLADASGNLAITPETVNYALSNSDMVATWPVDTKEGWWRYRLKGSTLLGHDPAEPLKQPVDAEQVKSFYQKWYTPDAMTLIVVGNVDSRAVVEQINKAFGELKGKRETPAPVPTLSPLRAEPVSIMTDTVRQDRLSVMWDNAWQPIRESAALLRYWRADLAREALFWHVQQTLSKNNVKNIGLGFDCRVLFQRAQCAINVESPGDKLNANLGVVAKELAKVRKEGLSEEEFNALVAQKKLELQKLFATYARADTDILISQRIRSLQNQVVDIAPEQYQKLRQDFLEGLTVDMLNQDLRQQLSQEMALILLQPKGEPEYDMKELQSTWNTIMASTPQPSQAATADDLHQDATDIPQGQ; from the coding sequence ATGCAGGGCACAAAAATTCGACTCTTAACCGGCGGTTTGCTGATGATGGCAGCAGCCAGTTATGTGCAGGCAGATGCGCTCCAGCCAGACCCGGCCTGGCAACAAGGGACACTAGCGAACGGTTTTCAGTGGCAGGTTTTAGCCACCCCACAACGTCCGAGTGACCGTGTTGAAATCCGTCTGTCTGTTAATACCGGCTCCCTCACGGAAAGCACTCAGCAAACCGGTTTTAGCCATTTTATTCCCCGACTGGCGCTCACGCAGAGCGGCAGTTTGCAAGCAGTTCAGGTGCGTTCGCTCTGGCAACAGGCCATTGATCCGAAACGTCCGCTTCCGCCGGCTGTGGTCTCGTATGACTACACCATGTTCAACCTGAGCCTGCCAAATAACCGTAACGACCTGCTCAAAGAAGCCCTTACGTATCTCGCCGATGCGTCGGGCAATCTGGCGATTACGCCGGAAACCGTTAACTATGCGCTGAGCAACAGTGACATGGTTGCCACCTGGCCTGTGGACACCAAAGAGGGCTGGTGGCGTTACCGCCTGAAGGGTTCAACGCTGCTGGGGCATGACCCGGCCGAGCCGCTGAAACAGCCGGTGGACGCTGAGCAGGTAAAATCGTTCTACCAGAAATGGTACACCCCGGACGCGATGACGCTTATCGTGGTGGGGAATGTGGACAGCCGTGCGGTGGTGGAGCAGATCAACAAAGCGTTTGGCGAACTGAAAGGCAAACGCGAAACACCGGCCCCTGTCCCAACGCTCTCTCCACTGCGTGCAGAGCCTGTCAGCATTATGACGGATACCGTTCGTCAGGATCGCCTCTCCGTCATGTGGGATAACGCCTGGCAGCCAATTCGTGAGTCAGCGGCGCTGCTGCGCTACTGGCGTGCCGATCTGGCACGTGAAGCGCTGTTCTGGCACGTTCAGCAGACGCTCAGCAAGAATAACGTGAAGAATATCGGTCTCGGCTTTGACTGCCGCGTGCTGTTCCAGCGTGCACAGTGTGCCATTAACGTTGAATCGCCGGGCGATAAGCTGAATGCGAATCTGGGCGTGGTGGCAAAAGAGCTGGCAAAAGTGCGCAAAGAGGGCCTGTCGGAAGAAGAGTTCAATGCGCTGGTCGCACAGAAAAAACTTGAGCTGCAGAAGCTGTTTGCAACGTATGCCCGCGCCGATACCGACATTCTGATCAGCCAGCGTATTCGCTCACTGCAGAATCAGGTGGTGGATATTGCGCCGGAGCAGTACCAGAAGCTTCGTCAGGACTTCCTGGAGGGGTTGACCGTCGATATGTTGAATCAGGACTTACGTCAGCAGCTGTCGCAGGAAATGGCGTTGATTCTTCTGCAGCCGAAAGGCGAGCCGGAATATGACATGAAGGAACTTCAGTCGACCTGGAATACCATTATGGCCTCCACGCCGCAGCCATCGCAGGCTGCTACGGCAGATGATTTGCACCAGGACGCAACGGATATCCCGCAGGGGCAGTAA
- the yhjD gene encoding inner membrane protein YhjD encodes MTPENNPQRPTQHLDYEPIQKMETGPEEVKMPGTASKALGTVTSLAERIQQFPMIAHLIRATERFNDRMGNQFGAAITYFSFLSMIPILMVSFAAAGFVLASHPTLLQDIFNKILNNVSDPTLATTLKNTINTAVQQRTTVGIVGLLIALYSGINWMGNLREAIRAQSREVWERKPQDQEKIWVKYLRDFVSLIGLLVALIVTLSITSVAGSAQQMIISALYLDYIEWLKPAWRGIGLAISIFANYLLFFWIFWRLPRHRPRKKALIRGTLIAAIGFEVIKIVMTYTLPSLVKSPSGAAFGSVLGLMAFFYFFARLTLFCAAWIATAEYKDDPRMPGKTHR; translated from the coding sequence GTGACGCCGGAAAACAACCCGCAACGACCTACCCAACATTTAGATTACGAACCCATCCAGAAGATGGAAACCGGGCCCGAAGAAGTAAAAATGCCAGGCACCGCCAGCAAAGCGCTGGGGACTGTCACCAGCCTGGCAGAGCGGATACAGCAGTTCCCCATGATTGCGCACCTGATACGCGCGACAGAGCGGTTTAATGACCGCATGGGTAACCAGTTTGGGGCTGCCATCACCTATTTCTCTTTTTTATCGATGATCCCGATCCTGATGGTGTCCTTTGCCGCAGCCGGTTTTGTGCTCGCGTCACACCCAACGCTGCTGCAGGATATCTTCAATAAAATCCTGAATAACGTCAGTGATCCGACCCTTGCCACCACGCTCAAAAACACCATTAATACCGCCGTACAGCAACGTACGACGGTCGGTATCGTCGGTCTGTTGATTGCCCTTTACTCTGGGATTAACTGGATGGGCAACCTCCGCGAGGCCATTCGTGCCCAGTCGCGCGAGGTGTGGGAGCGTAAGCCTCAGGACCAGGAGAAAATCTGGGTTAAGTATCTTCGCGACTTTGTTTCGCTGATTGGCCTGCTCGTCGCGCTGATTGTGACGCTCTCCATCACCTCTGTCGCCGGTTCGGCGCAGCAGATGATTATCTCTGCGCTCTATCTGGATTACATCGAGTGGCTGAAGCCCGCGTGGCGCGGCATTGGACTGGCTATTTCCATCTTCGCCAACTATCTGCTGTTCTTCTGGATCTTCTGGCGCTTGCCCCGCCATCGTCCGCGTAAGAAGGCGCTGATCCGCGGCACATTGATTGCGGCGATAGGCTTTGAAGTGATCAAAATTGTGATGACTTACACTCTGCCATCGCTGGTGAAATCCCCTTCTGGCGCGGCGTTTGGCTCGGTGCTGGGGCTGATGGCGTTCTTCTACTTCTTCGCCCGCCTGACCTTGTTCTGCGCGGCATGGATTGCCACCGCCGAGTACAAAGACGACCCGCGCATGCCGGGTAAAACACACCGATAA
- a CDS encoding LysR family transcriptional regulator, with protein sequence MDKIHAMQLFVRVAELESFSRAAESLTLPKGSVSRQIQALENRLGTQLLHRTTRRVSLTQDGMVYYERAKDLLTNLDELDGMFQHDPSTISGRLRVDMPVSVARNLVIPKLPAFLQQYPGIELELSSSDRLVDVIREGFDCVVRVGALKDSGLIARPLGKLSVINCASPDYVTRFGYPETLEDLGSHAVIHYAATLGTRPQGFEFYNGTSTQWVKTGGVLTVNSTETYQAACIAGLGIIQVPRVGVRDALRTRKLIEVLPQYRAEPMPVSLIYPHRRNLSRRVHLFMEWLTALTKAYVD encoded by the coding sequence ATGGATAAAATTCACGCAATGCAGCTGTTTGTTCGTGTCGCGGAACTGGAGAGTTTTTCCCGGGCGGCGGAGTCACTGACGCTGCCGAAAGGCAGTGTTTCGCGGCAAATTCAGGCGCTGGAAAACCGACTGGGAACCCAGCTATTGCACCGAACCACGCGTCGCGTAAGCCTGACGCAGGACGGCATGGTGTATTACGAGCGGGCAAAAGATCTTCTGACAAACCTGGATGAACTGGACGGTATGTTCCAGCATGACCCCTCCACCATCAGCGGTCGGTTACGCGTGGATATGCCCGTCAGCGTTGCTCGAAATTTAGTCATCCCCAAACTGCCTGCTTTTCTGCAGCAATATCCGGGCATCGAGCTGGAACTTAGCAGCAGCGATCGCCTGGTGGATGTTATTCGTGAAGGGTTTGATTGTGTGGTACGCGTCGGCGCGCTCAAAGACTCGGGACTTATCGCCCGCCCGCTGGGCAAGCTGTCGGTGATTAACTGCGCCAGCCCGGATTATGTCACGCGTTTTGGCTATCCGGAAACGCTGGAAGATTTGGGTTCACACGCCGTCATTCACTACGCCGCCACGCTGGGAACACGTCCCCAGGGCTTTGAATTTTATAACGGCACGTCGACGCAGTGGGTGAAGACGGGCGGGGTCTTAACCGTCAACAGCACAGAAACGTATCAGGCGGCGTGCATCGCCGGACTGGGTATTATCCAGGTGCCGCGCGTTGGCGTGCGTGACGCTCTGCGCACCAGGAAGTTGATTGAAGTTCTCCCGCAGTACCGGGCGGAACCGATGCCGGTATCGCTAATTTATCCCCACCGGCGCAACCTCTCCCGTCGGGTACATCTGTTTATGGAGTGGCTGACTGCACTCACAAAAGCTTACGTGGATTAG